From Astyanax mexicanus isolate ESR-SI-001 chromosome 13, AstMex3_surface, whole genome shotgun sequence, the proteins below share one genomic window:
- the epm2a gene encoding laforin: MLVFRFGVILTPARPDTEVFVLGSRPELGHWSPDKAVRMSAARPLLSTREPCLWTGQVQLAEPFTDKHWFKFIQRVDGNYVWEGNGPHHDRECVYDERNMVDGVYCHPIGHWIEKSGHTDEMKHTTDFYFSVAGEQAMHFSKILPRVWLGSCPRQVEHVTLKLKHELGVTAVMNFQTEWDILNNSHGCRRNPDDHMTPETMMHLYRDCGLAYVWIPTPDMSTEGRVRMLPQAVFLLHGLLENGHTVYVHCNAGVGRSTAAVCGLLMYVLGWSLRKVQYYLAAKRAAVYIDEEALVRAREDFHLKFGHLRSSVCCAEL, from the exons ATGCTGGTTTTCAGGTTCGGGGTGATTCTGACCCCCGCCCGCCCGGACACGGAGGTGTTTGTGCTGGGCTCCCGCCCGGAGCTCGGCCACTGGAGCCCCGATAAAGCCGTCCGgatgagcgcggcgcggccgctgCTGTCCACCCGCGAACCCTGCCTGTGGACCGGCCAGGTGCAGCTCGCCGAGCCGTTCACCGACAAGCACTGGTTCAAGTTCATACAGCGGGTCGACGGGAACTATGTGTGGGAAG GTAACGGTCCCCATCATGACCGAGAGTGTGTGTACGACGAAAGAAACATGGTGGACGGGGTGTACTGTCACCCGATTGGTCACTGGATTGAGAAGAGCGGGCATACAGACGAGATGAAACACACTACAGACTTCTACTTCAGTGTCGCTGGAGAACAGGCCATGCACTTCTCTAA GATTCTGCCCCGGGTGTGGTTGGGAAGTTGCCCTCGGCAGGTGGAGCATGTGACCCTGAAGCTGAAGCATGAACTGGGTGTTACAGCTGTGATGAACTTTCAGACAGAATGGGACATCTTGAACAACTCACACGGCTGCCGTCGAAACCCAGATGATCACATGACCCCAGAGACCATGATGCACCTGTACAGAGACTGTGGCCTGGCCTATGTGTGGATCCCCACACCGGATATGAGCACAGAgg GTCGTGTACGAATGTTGCCTCAGGCTGTGTTCCTGCTCCACGGCCTGTTGGAGAATGGTCACACGGTCTATGTACATTGTAATGCCGGTGTTGGACGCTCCACGGCTGCAGTGTGTGGCCTGCTGATGTACGTGTTGGGCTGGAGCCTCAGGAAGGTGCAGTACTACCTTGCGGCCAAGAGGGCGGCAGTGTACATCGACGAGGAGGCTTTGGTACGAGCGCGGGAGGACTTTCATTTAAAATTTGGACATTTACGCTCTTCTGTCTGCTGTGCT